The sequence ACAAAACAAGCAATCAGAAACAGCAGACTGCCGACTGTTCCAGGAATATCACCATTGCCCCAAGTGGAAACCGTAAAACAGAGTGCGGAGGCAATGAATAGCAACCAGCCGACTATCTGAAAAGATTTCTGGTTTGACGGTTTAGGGGACATACTGAGAGGCAAACGCTGACGACAATAACAAACTTGGATAACTGTTCCGCGTAATCAGCTTCATGTAGCGATCGCGCTACTCACAAAATAAACAGAAAAAGCCCCCGCAAAACTGCAGGAGCTTTTTCCCAGACTTAATCGATGACTTGACTCAACAAATGACTAGTCAAGATCATCCATTGCCAATACGGGCTCAGACTCACGGTCAATCCCACGCTCAAAGCCTGCTTCAGCCGCCCGCGCACGACCCGCGTGCCACAAGTGACCAATCAGAAAGAAGAAGCCGAGGATGAAGTGAGACGCAGCCAACCACTGACGGGGGTTCACATAGTTCACCGAGTTGATTTCAGTGATGACGCCACCCACCGAGTTGATGGAAGCCAACGGCGCATGAGTCATATACTCAGCCGCACGACGGACTTGCCAATCTTGAATGTCATTCTGCATCTTGTCCAGATCCAGACCGTTGGGGCCACGTAGAGGCTCCAACCAGGGACCCCGGAAGTCCCAAAAACGCATAGTTTCACCACCAAAGATGATCTCACCCGTCGGAGAGCGCATCAGGTACTTACCCAAACCAGTCGGGCCTTGAGCCGAACCGATGTTGGCACCCAAACGCAAGTCACGCACCAAGAAGGTCATGGCCTGAGCCTGAGAAGCCTCAGAACTGGTAGGACCGTAGAACTCACTGGGATAGGCAGTGTTGTTAAACCAAACGTAGCAGGAGGCAATCAAGCCCATCAGGGACAGTGCGCCCAAGCTGTAGGACAGATAAGCTTCACCGTTCCAGACAAAGGCGCGACGCACCCAACCAAAGGGCTTGGTCAGAATGTGCCAAATACCACCGCTGATGCAGATGATACCGACCCAAATGTGACCACCA comes from Leptolyngbya iicbica LK and encodes:
- the psbC gene encoding photosystem II reaction center protein CP43 — its product is MVTLSSNSYIGGRDQQSSGFAWWSGNARLINLSGKLLGAHVAHAGLIVFWAGAMTLFEVAHFVPEKPLYEQGFILLPHLATLGWGVGPGGEIVDTFPYFVVGVLHLISSAVLGLGGIYHAIRGPETLEEYSSFFGYDWKDKNQMTNIIGYHLILLGCGAFLLVLKATFFGGVYDTWAPGGGAVRVITNPTLNPVKIFGYVLGSPFGGDGWIIGVNSMEDIIGGHIWVGIICISGGIWHILTKPFGWVRRAFVWNGEAYLSYSLGALSLMGLIASCYVWFNNTAYPSEFYGPTSSEASQAQAMTFLVRDLRLGANIGSAQGPTGLGKYLMRSPTGEIIFGGETMRFWDFRGPWLEPLRGPNGLDLDKMQNDIQDWQVRRAAEYMTHAPLASINSVGGVITEINSVNYVNPRQWLAASHFILGFFFLIGHLWHAGRARAAEAGFERGIDRESEPVLAMDDLD